In one Ornithinimicrobium pratense genomic region, the following are encoded:
- the rpsD gene encoding 30S ribosomal protein S4, with the protein MARYTGPITKKSRRLKVDLVGGDKYFDLRPFPPGQHGRRRSQEKEYLTQLQEKQKARFTYGVMEKQFRRYYAEAARRPGRTGANLLIILESRLDNVIYRAGLARTRRAARQLVTHGHFLVNGQRVDVPSYRVEQFDIIEVRPQSVQTFPIELARQTFGDRPIPAWMKVVPGSLKILIHQLPTREQIDTILTEQLIVEFYSKN; encoded by the coding sequence ATGGCCCGTTACACCGGACCCATCACCAAGAAGTCCCGCCGGCTCAAGGTCGACCTCGTCGGCGGAGACAAGTACTTCGATCTGCGGCCCTTCCCCCCGGGGCAGCACGGCCGTCGCCGCAGCCAGGAGAAGGAGTACCTGACCCAGCTGCAGGAGAAGCAGAAGGCCCGCTTCACCTACGGCGTCATGGAGAAGCAGTTCCGTCGCTACTACGCCGAGGCCGCCCGTCGTCCCGGCCGCACCGGCGCCAACCTGCTGATCATCCTCGAGTCCCGCCTGGACAACGTCATCTACCGGGCCGGTCTGGCTCGGACCCGCCGTGCTGCCCGCCAGCTGGTGACCCACGGTCACTTCCTGGTCAACGGTCAGCGCGTCGACGTGCCGTCCTACCGGGTGGAGCAGTTCGACATCATCGAGGTCCGCCCGCAGTCGGTGCAGACCTTCCCCATCGAGCTGGCCCGTCAGACCTTTGGCGACCGCCCGATCCCGGCCTGGATGAAGGTCGTCCCCGGCTCGCTGAAGATCCTCATCCACCAGCTGCCCACGCGTG